A genomic segment from Dechloromonas denitrificans encodes:
- a CDS encoding heme lyase CcmF/NrfE family subunit, with protein sequence MIPEIGNFALILAALVALILGILPLVGAHQNRMTWVAVARPATSALALLVTFSFACLMQAFITNDFSVVYVAQHSNSLLPLQYRVAAVWGGHEGSLLLWMLMLAWWAFAVRLLSAQLPETMVARVLGTLGLVSFGFLLFILITSNPFDRLLPGAAEGRDLNPLLQDFGLVIHPPLLYMGYVGFSVAFAFAIAALLSGQLDAAWARWSRPWTTAAWCFLTLGIAMGSWWAYYELGWGGWWFWDPVENASFMPWLVGTALVHSLAVTEKRGSFKNWTVLLAISAFSLSLLGTFLVRSGVLTSVHAFATDPRRGIFILIFLVAVIGSSLALFAWRAPKVGLGGRFGLVSRESLLLTNNVLLAVACATVLLGTLYPLLIDALGVGKISVGPPYFNAVFVPVMTPLLFLMGIGPFARWKEASVPEIIRTVRWAFLAAVVVAIALPLVYGQWSALTALGLLLAAWITFTAGLNFAQRVQHTRGQQSFLAASFKQPRSFFGMHLAHLGIAVFVVGVTMVSSFQDEKDVKMEAGDTVQVAGYSFTFNGVKAVEGPNYVAAQGDFDLAVDGRFQRKMNPEKRNYHSSQMPMTEASIDAGFLRDVYVSLGEPIDRDKPEGAWAVRVYYKPFVDWIWGGCVLMALGGLLAMLDRRYRAKSRVASPAQTPAGTQQA encoded by the coding sequence ATGATTCCAGAAATCGGTAATTTCGCGCTGATCCTCGCGGCGCTCGTCGCCCTGATTCTCGGCATCCTGCCGCTGGTCGGCGCCCACCAGAACCGCATGACCTGGGTGGCCGTCGCCCGCCCGGCCACCTCGGCACTGGCCCTGCTCGTCACCTTCTCCTTCGCCTGCCTGATGCAGGCCTTCATCACCAACGACTTTTCCGTGGTCTACGTTGCCCAGCACTCGAATTCGCTGCTACCGCTGCAATATCGCGTTGCTGCCGTCTGGGGCGGCCACGAAGGCTCCCTGTTGCTGTGGATGCTGATGCTCGCCTGGTGGGCCTTTGCCGTTCGCCTGCTGTCGGCCCAGTTGCCGGAAACCATGGTAGCTCGCGTGCTCGGCACCCTCGGCCTGGTTTCGTTCGGTTTCCTGCTGTTCATCCTGATCACCTCGAATCCGTTCGACCGCCTACTGCCGGGCGCTGCGGAAGGACGCGACCTGAACCCGCTGCTGCAGGATTTCGGTCTGGTCATCCATCCGCCGCTGCTCTACATGGGTTACGTCGGCTTCTCGGTCGCTTTCGCCTTTGCCATCGCCGCACTGCTTTCCGGCCAGCTCGACGCCGCCTGGGCACGCTGGTCGCGCCCCTGGACGACCGCCGCCTGGTGTTTCCTGACCCTCGGTATCGCCATGGGTTCGTGGTGGGCTTATTACGAACTGGGCTGGGGCGGCTGGTGGTTCTGGGATCCGGTCGAAAACGCCTCGTTCATGCCGTGGCTGGTCGGTACCGCCCTGGTGCACTCGCTGGCGGTCACCGAAAAACGCGGCAGCTTCAAGAACTGGACGGTGCTGCTGGCGATCTCAGCCTTCTCGCTGTCGCTTCTTGGCACCTTCCTGGTCCGTTCCGGCGTGCTGACTTCGGTGCATGCTTTTGCGACCGATCCGCGACGCGGCATTTTCATCCTGATTTTCCTCGTCGCCGTGATCGGATCGTCCCTCGCCCTGTTCGCCTGGCGCGCCCCGAAGGTCGGACTGGGCGGACGTTTTGGCCTGGTTTCGCGTGAATCGCTGCTGCTCACCAACAACGTGCTGCTCGCCGTCGCCTGCGCCACCGTGCTGCTCGGCACGCTCTACCCGCTGCTGATCGATGCGCTCGGTGTTGGCAAAATTTCGGTCGGCCCACCGTATTTCAATGCGGTCTTCGTCCCGGTCATGACGCCATTGCTCTTCCTGATGGGCATCGGCCCCTTCGCCCGCTGGAAGGAAGCCTCCGTCCCGGAAATCATCCGCACCGTACGCTGGGCCTTCCTCGCCGCCGTCGTCGTCGCCATTGCCCTACCGCTGGTTTATGGCCAGTGGAGCGCGTTGACCGCGCTGGGCCTGCTGCTTGCTGCCTGGATCACCTTTACCGCCGGGCTCAATTTCGCCCAGCGCGTCCAGCATACCCGCGGCCAGCAGAGCTTCCTGGCGGCATCGTTCAAGCAGCCACGCAGCTTCTTCGGCATGCATTTGGCCCACCTTGGGATCGCCGTCTTTGTTGTCGGCGTCACCATGGTCAGCAGCTTCCAGGATGAAAAAGACGTCAAGATGGAAGCCGGTGACACAGTCCAGGTGGCTGGTTACAGCTTTACCTTCAACGGCGTGAAGGCGGTTGAAGGTCCGAATTATGTTGCCGCGCAGGGCGACTTCGATCTTGCGGTCGACGGTCGTTTCCAGCGCAAAATGAATCCTGAAAAGCGCAATTACCATTCGTCCCAAATGCCGATGACCGAAGCCTCGATCGATGCCGGCTTCCTGCGCGACGTCTATGTTTCGCTCGGCGAACCGATCGACCGCGACAAGCCGGAAGGTGCCTGGGCCGTTCGCGTTTATTACAAACCCTTTGTCGACTGGATCTGGGGTGGCTGTGTGCTGATGGCACTCGGTGGCCTGCTGGCCATGCTCGACCGCCGTTACCGCGCCAAATCGCGTGTGGCATCTCCCGCTCAAACTCCGGCAGGAACTCAACAAGCATGA
- the napF gene encoding ferredoxin-type protein NapF — translation MVDLARRGFFRGRPRPKAEIRPPWALAEAAFIDACTRCNDCLGACPEAILIAGDGGYPTVDFRRGECTFCGDCARTCQPMALNPETQSSPWPYKAVISPACLPHKGVECRVCGDFCDARAIRFQPRLGGSPLPEIDHEQCSGCGACVAACPTQAIAIQQ, via the coding sequence ATGGTCGATCTGGCGCGGCGCGGCTTCTTTCGCGGTCGACCGCGCCCAAAGGCCGAAATCCGCCCACCCTGGGCGCTCGCCGAAGCCGCTTTCATCGATGCCTGCACCCGCTGCAACGATTGCCTGGGCGCCTGCCCGGAAGCCATTCTGATTGCAGGTGACGGCGGCTACCCGACCGTCGATTTCAGGCGCGGCGAATGCACCTTCTGCGGCGACTGTGCCCGTACCTGCCAGCCCATGGCACTGAACCCCGAAACCCAGAGCTCGCCTTGGCCGTACAAGGCAGTCATCAGCCCAGCCTGTCTGCCGCACAAGGGGGTCGAATGCCGTGTTTGCGGCGACTTCTGTGATGCTCGCGCCATCCGCTTCCAGCCACGCCTCGGCGGCAGCCCTTTACCGGAAATCGATCACGAACAATGCAGCGGCTGCGGCGCCTGCGTTGCCGCCTGCCCGACACAGGCCATCGCAATTCAGCAATAA
- a CDS encoding exopolyphosphatase, which translates to MTQEKFRLVTRSDFDGLVCAVLLNELNLIDDIKFVHPKDMQDGKVDITSRDITTNLPYVAAAHLAFDHHLSETIRNTGERKNHIIEADAPSAARVVYNYYGGKQAFPNITDDMMDAVDKADSAQFSRDEILNPTDWVLLNYLMDARTGLGRFREFRISNYALMMDLIKYCRNHSIAEILALPDVKERVELYFDQAEKAKEQLQRCTTVHGNLAVLDLRNEETIWATNRFMIYALFPQTSISIHILWGVQKQNTVFATGKSILDRSSKTNVGELMLQYGGGGHHAAGTCQVDNDQAEATLQALIKRINADG; encoded by the coding sequence ATGACCCAAGAAAAATTCCGCCTCGTCACCCGCAGCGACTTTGACGGCCTGGTTTGCGCCGTACTGCTCAACGAACTGAACCTTATCGACGACATCAAGTTCGTCCATCCGAAAGACATGCAGGATGGCAAGGTCGACATCACCTCGCGCGACATCACGACCAACCTGCCGTATGTGGCTGCTGCCCACCTGGCTTTCGACCATCACCTCTCGGAAACCATCCGCAATACCGGTGAGCGCAAGAACCACATCATCGAGGCCGACGCTCCTTCGGCGGCACGGGTCGTCTACAACTACTACGGCGGCAAACAGGCTTTCCCGAATATCACCGACGACATGATGGATGCGGTCGACAAGGCTGATTCGGCACAATTCAGCCGCGATGAAATCCTCAACCCGACCGACTGGGTACTGCTCAATTATCTGATGGATGCACGTACCGGCCTGGGACGTTTCCGCGAATTCCGGATCAGCAACTACGCGCTGATGATGGACCTGATCAAATACTGCCGGAATCACAGCATCGCCGAAATCCTTGCCCTGCCTGACGTCAAGGAACGGGTCGAACTTTATTTCGACCAGGCCGAGAAGGCCAAGGAACAGCTCCAGCGCTGCACGACCGTACATGGCAACCTCGCCGTGCTCGATTTGCGTAACGAGGAAACGATCTGGGCGACCAATCGTTTCATGATCTATGCCCTGTTCCCGCAAACCAGCATTTCAATCCACATTCTGTGGGGCGTTCAGAAGCAGAACACGGTCTTTGCAACCGGCAAGTCGATCCTCGACCGCAGCAGCAAGACCAATGTCGGCGAGCTGATGTTGCAATATGGCGGTGGCGGGCATCATGCGGCAGGGACCTGCCAAGTCGACAATGATCAGGCAGAAGCCACGCTGCAGGCGCTGATCAAGCGCATCAACGCCGACGGCTGA
- a CDS encoding cytochrome c-type biogenesis protein, translating into MNFRALIAAFVFAHFIGSTAALASAANEAALAADPVAEKRLQKLSEELRCLVCQNQTIADSNAELAQDLRREVRSMIKDGKSDKEIVDFMVTRYGDFVLYRPPVKGITLLLWGGPIALMLFGILALRNYLRRRASRINAEDKPLSAAEASRAEALLKEIDQK; encoded by the coding sequence ATGAACTTCCGCGCCCTGATTGCTGCTTTCGTTTTTGCCCATTTCATCGGGTCGACCGCCGCCCTTGCCTCGGCAGCCAATGAAGCTGCACTGGCCGCCGATCCGGTTGCCGAAAAGCGTCTGCAAAAACTTTCCGAAGAACTCCGCTGCCTGGTCTGCCAAAACCAGACCATCGCCGACTCCAATGCCGAGCTGGCACAGGATCTGCGCCGCGAAGTTCGCAGCATGATCAAGGATGGCAAGTCGGATAAGGAAATTGTCGACTTCATGGTCACCCGCTACGGTGATTTCGTCCTCTACCGCCCGCCAGTCAAGGGGATTACGCTGTTGCTCTGGGGCGGCCCGATTGCCCTGATGCTGTTCGGCATCCTGGCATTGCGCAACTATCTGCGCCGCCGTGCCAGCCGGATTAACGCCGAGGACAAGCCGCTGTCGGCTGCTGAAGCCAGCCGCGCCGAGGCGCTGCTCAAGGAAATCGATCAAAAATGA
- a CDS encoding DsbE family thiol:disulfide interchange protein, with protein sequence MNRYFWILGGFAALVALLAVGLGLNPRDVPSPLVGKPAPTFSLNVLAKPETTLSPKDMQGKVWLLNVWASWCVSCRAEHPILVEFSKKVDVPLIGLNYKEVRGDGGFDMSKMPAEEEKKLAFQRANKWLADHGDPYKLTVMDLDGRVGIDYGVYGVPETYVIDKAGVIRMKHTGPITPEILGKKIMPLLAELNK encoded by the coding sequence ATGAACCGTTATTTCTGGATTCTCGGCGGCTTTGCCGCCCTCGTCGCCCTGCTCGCCGTCGGTCTGGGGCTCAACCCGCGCGATGTGCCATCGCCGCTGGTCGGCAAGCCGGCCCCGACATTCAGCCTGAATGTGCTGGCCAAGCCCGAAACAACGCTCAGCCCGAAAGACATGCAAGGCAAGGTCTGGCTGCTCAACGTCTGGGCCTCGTGGTGCGTTTCCTGCCGGGCCGAACATCCGATCCTGGTTGAATTCTCGAAAAAAGTGGACGTGCCGCTGATCGGCCTGAACTACAAGGAAGTTCGCGGCGATGGCGGTTTCGACATGAGCAAGATGCCAGCCGAGGAAGAGAAAAAACTCGCCTTCCAGCGGGCCAATAAATGGCTGGCCGACCACGGTGACCCGTACAAGCTGACGGTCATGGACCTCGACGGCCGCGTCGGCATCGACTACGGCGTTTATGGCGTGCCGGAAACCTACGTCATCGACAAGGCGGGCGTCATCCGCATGAAACACACCGGCCCGATCACGCCTGAAATCCTCGGCAAGAAAATCATGCCACTGCTTGCCGAGTTGAATAAATGA
- the ccmI gene encoding c-type cytochrome biogenesis protein CcmI: MTQFAIFATLLIAVVAAFVLPPLWLGLRAPKSTESERKALNLNIFRDQLAELEREKTEGTLSASDFDQAHRELQRRLLEEVAPADLPTPQTSHAPSRKLAIAILVLLPILSLAGYGILGNTKALDPTQTVAQPPMTPEQINAMVGKLAERMQANPGDLKGWLMLARSYKTMGRYDEAVQAFSKAETLVNEDPDLLANYAETVAMANGKGLKGKPLELVQRALKLDPKHAHSLFLAGAAAMEAGENKKGIAYWEQLLPQVEPGSEIDQMLRSGIDKMKQGK; the protein is encoded by the coding sequence ATGACCCAGTTCGCCATTTTCGCCACACTGCTCATCGCCGTTGTTGCGGCCTTCGTCCTGCCGCCCCTGTGGCTCGGCCTGCGCGCACCGAAATCGACCGAGAGCGAACGCAAGGCGCTCAACCTCAACATTTTCCGGGATCAACTGGCCGAGCTCGAACGGGAAAAAACCGAAGGCACGCTATCGGCCAGCGATTTTGACCAGGCTCACCGCGAATTGCAGCGCCGCTTGCTGGAAGAAGTCGCCCCTGCCGATCTGCCGACACCGCAAACCAGCCACGCTCCCAGCCGCAAGCTGGCGATTGCCATCCTGGTGCTGCTGCCCATTCTGTCCCTTGCGGGCTACGGCATTCTCGGCAACACCAAGGCACTCGATCCGACCCAGACTGTCGCCCAGCCGCCGATGACACCGGAACAGATCAACGCCATGGTCGGCAAGCTGGCCGAGCGGATGCAGGCCAATCCGGGTGACCTGAAAGGCTGGCTGATGCTGGCCCGCTCCTACAAGACGATGGGACGCTACGACGAAGCCGTACAGGCTTTCAGCAAGGCTGAAACACTGGTCAACGAAGATCCGGATTTGCTCGCCAACTATGCTGAAACCGTCGCCATGGCCAACGGCAAGGGACTCAAGGGCAAACCGCTAGAACTCGTCCAGCGCGCCCTGAAGCTCGACCCCAAGCATGCGCACTCACTGTTCCTGGCCGGTGCCGCCGCCATGGAAGCCGGTGAAAACAAGAAAGGCATCGCTTACTGGGAACAGTTGCTGCCGCAAGTCGAGCCGGGTTCTGAAATCGACCAGATGCTGCGGAGCGGGATCGACAAGATGAAGCAAGGCAAGTAA
- a CDS encoding acetyl/propionyl/methylcrotonyl-CoA carboxylase subunit alpha produces the protein MFTKILIANRGEIACRVIKTARKMGIKTVAVYSEADKDALFVDLADEAVCIGPAASKESYLVADKIIAACKQTGAQAVHPGYGFLSENAAFSRRLEEEGIKFIGPKHYSIAKMGDKIESKKLAIEAKVNTIPGYNDAIAGPDEAVKIAQGIGYPVMIKASAGGGGKGLRVAYNDAEAHEGFTSCVNEARNSFGDDRVFIEKYVLEPRHIEIQLLGDSHGNYVYLNERDCSIQRRHQKVIEEAPSPFVDPEMRKAMGEQAVALARAVNYESAGTVEFVVSGATKEFYFLEMNTRLQVEHPVTELITGLDLVEQMIRVAYGEKLPLTQADVKINGWSMECRINAEDPFRGFLPSTGRLVKFLPPKETTDANGTTRVDTGVYDGGEISMFYDSMIAKLIVHGKDRATAIARMRDALNAFVIRGISSNIPFQAALMQHPAFHSGIFDTGFIPKYYPTGFDASMVPHDDPALLVSVAAYVYRAFTDRSASISGQLQGHERLVSNNWMVVRLNAEGNEHHPVTARLVPGGYDIEYKGKHYELRSSWKLGESLFVGTCNGQEFTLQVERHKTKYSLFHWGTRADFMVMSARAAELLALMPEKEAPDLSKFLLSPMPGLLREVSVKVGQEVKAGEKLAVIEAMKMENILKADQDCKVKKISAAAGESLTVDQIIIEFE, from the coding sequence ATGTTCACTAAAATTCTGATCGCAAACCGCGGCGAAATTGCCTGCCGCGTCATCAAGACCGCCCGCAAGATGGGCATCAAGACGGTCGCCGTCTATTCCGAAGCCGACAAGGACGCCCTGTTCGTCGATCTGGCTGATGAAGCCGTCTGCATTGGCCCGGCCGCCTCGAAAGAGTCCTACCTGGTGGCCGACAAGATCATCGCTGCCTGCAAGCAGACCGGTGCTCAGGCCGTTCATCCGGGCTACGGCTTCCTGTCGGAAAACGCCGCGTTCTCGCGTCGTCTGGAAGAAGAAGGCATCAAGTTCATCGGTCCGAAGCATTACTCCATCGCCAAGATGGGCGACAAGATCGAATCCAAGAAGCTGGCCATCGAAGCCAAGGTCAATACCATCCCCGGTTACAACGATGCCATCGCTGGTCCGGACGAAGCCGTCAAGATCGCCCAGGGCATCGGCTATCCGGTGATGATCAAGGCCTCCGCCGGTGGCGGTGGCAAGGGTCTGCGCGTGGCCTACAACGATGCCGAAGCGCACGAAGGCTTCACCTCCTGCGTCAACGAAGCGCGCAACTCCTTCGGCGACGATCGCGTCTTCATCGAAAAGTACGTGCTCGAGCCGCGCCACATCGAAATCCAGCTGCTCGGCGACAGCCATGGCAACTACGTGTACCTGAACGAGCGCGATTGTTCGATCCAGCGTCGCCACCAGAAGGTCATTGAAGAGGCGCCGAGCCCCTTCGTCGATCCGGAAATGCGCAAGGCGATGGGCGAACAGGCCGTGGCTCTGGCCCGTGCCGTGAATTACGAGTCGGCCGGTACGGTCGAGTTCGTCGTCTCCGGTGCGACCAAGGAATTCTACTTCCTGGAAATGAACACCCGCCTTCAGGTGGAACACCCGGTTACCGAACTGATCACCGGCCTCGACCTCGTCGAGCAGATGATCCGCGTCGCTTACGGCGAAAAGCTGCCGCTGACCCAGGCTGACGTGAAGATCAACGGCTGGTCGATGGAGTGCCGGATCAACGCCGAAGACCCGTTCCGCGGCTTCCTGCCCTCTACCGGTCGTCTGGTCAAGTTCCTGCCGCCCAAGGAAACGACCGACGCCAATGGCACCACCCGTGTCGATACCGGCGTGTACGACGGTGGCGAGATTTCGATGTTCTACGATTCGATGATTGCCAAGCTGATCGTGCACGGTAAGGATCGCGCCACGGCCATCGCCCGCATGCGCGATGCGCTGAACGCCTTCGTCATCCGCGGCATTTCCTCGAACATTCCGTTCCAGGCCGCGCTGATGCAGCATCCGGCTTTCCACTCCGGCATTTTCGATACTGGCTTCATTCCCAAGTACTATCCGACCGGCTTTGATGCCTCGATGGTGCCGCACGATGATCCGGCGCTGCTGGTCTCGGTTGCTGCCTACGTCTATCGCGCCTTCACCGACCGTTCTGCCTCGATCAGCGGCCAGTTGCAGGGTCACGAGCGTCTGGTCAGCAACAACTGGATGGTGGTTCGCCTCAATGCCGAGGGTAACGAGCATCATCCGGTCACGGCGCGTCTGGTTCCCGGTGGCTATGACATCGAGTACAAGGGCAAGCATTACGAGCTGCGTTCGAGCTGGAAACTGGGCGAATCCCTCTTTGTCGGTACCTGTAACGGCCAGGAATTCACGCTGCAGGTCGAGCGTCACAAGACCAAGTACAGCCTGTTCCATTGGGGCACGCGTGCTGACTTCATGGTGATGAGCGCTCGTGCTGCCGAATTGCTCGCACTGATGCCTGAAAAGGAAGCACCGGATCTCTCGAAGTTCCTCCTTTCCCCGATGCCGGGCCTGCTCCGTGAGGTGTCGGTGAAGGTCGGTCAGGAAGTGAAGGCGGGTGAGAAGCTGGCGGTCATCGAAGCGATGAAGATGGAAAATATCCTCAAGGCAGACCAGGACTGCAAGGTGAAGAAGATTTCGGCGGCTGCCGGCGAAAGCCTGACGGTCGACCAGATCATCATCGAGTTCGAGTAA